The genome window cctgtctttgcacgttttcagcaattatctccCTCAAACgtgtaatgtatttaaataagaacaaatctgtcagggtctttaaataaattgtacagcactttggtcaaccctgttatttttaaatgtgcgcTGTAAATTAAACATTTGGATTGGATTTTGTCTAGCCTGGTCCTCTACAAAATCACCGCAGTCATTCTCATGCACAGCAGCTTACACTTGCCTTTCTGAAGCCTCGCAATTTGTCTTAGGTTTGAAAAATCACACTGTGTGTCctgaattaataaaataaattaacatccACTCCACCCCAATGGCACACAATGGAATGTGCAGTAGTTTTTGTGCGTTTGGGGGACGCAATCCTGGGTGAACCCGGTTCGTAGATGAGCTTCCACATCTGTTCGCGTGTGCAATCAGGTTTGTGCCCATTTTTGCACACGTAAgtaaacctttagtaaatcaggtcCTTTGTGTCAGTGAGCGTGTGCCACTGACGCACCTGCTGGCCCTCAGCCTCTTTCATCTCGGTCCAGTGGGCCAGTTGCTCCTCGCCAGTGCTGCTGTGGCCCAAGGAGACCCAGCCCAGGCGTTCCCGAGGCCTCATGGTGCTGCGGCGGCAGAACACAGACAGCACCAGCGACACGTCGGACAGCTGGAAGAGTGCCACCTGGAAGACGAAGGTCTCTTTGTAGGCGGGGCTGGGCTGCCCACGACACACGGCTGTCTTGAACTTAGACATCTCCTTCCCCTTGGAGTCCAGCATGGTCAGCGTCACATATGTGTCTGCAAGGAGGATGTATGGGAGAGGGCCATCAAGTGGTGGGAAGTAAGTATGGCAGCAAGCTTCAAACATTGCAGCAAAGTGCTTGGAAATTCACAACCGTGATGGGTgtgtctcaataaattagaataacaTACAAAAGGTACCTATATTTATTTTCGGtcgtttaatttttaattttttttacttaatattAGGGTTTATAAGACTTCAGATTTTAGGTTGACACTAATGGGATGAAAGTCTAGTCGACGTCGACTAGTCGCTGATGatgtcatagatttttttttccggtGATTGAAACATTGCAGGACGagggaatgctttgcaataataAAGATTTACTAACCATGGAGAGCTCATACACTGCATTTATGCAGAGCAGTCAGTACATCAACAATATGCAACaactaaattacattttacatcaCACGTTAGAAAACAAGAGCATTGACATGGGCTGGGTGAAAGcttgagaaatgtttttgttagttttttttaatttttttaaacatcctcTTACTTGGTTGTGCTTGTAATTGGGACTGCCAGGTAACGTTTGCACAACTTGACCAAATGGAGAAACTGGTTCTGCCTGGTGGGATTTTGCTGTGTTTGCACCTAACCACAGACCTCTTTGTGTGCAGCGAAATAATTCCCCACTTTTCTTTCCCTTTGATAGTGAGGCCCAAAAAGTTGTTCAAAGTCCTGCTTGAGCCTggcttttttccttctttatttctGGTTATTCCTCACTTACCAAAGTTGTGCATTCAGAATTAGAAGTCAATTACAAGGACAGACTAGTCATTCACCGCGCTCATCTACTGCTGCAAGTGGCTCTTGCCTTCTCCTCaagcaaggcaaaaaaaaaaaaaaaagactagtcGACGTCATAAAGTCAACAAATCGACTATTCTGTATGACCCCTACTTAATACTGGTAGATATTTACAACATAGGTTCTTACCTCTCATGATATAAAGTTGTCCCCCAACGAAATGCTTTATACAACAAAAGAGACCATCTAGGCACACAAGATTGGAAACAAGGAGAGGAAGAGGTGAAAAGCAGCATTCAGAGTCAAAAAGGTTGAGGGAGCTGCAGGAATGTCAGCGAATGTCACTCCAAGAATCCGAAGCTGCTTTACTTACTGACGGGTTTATCGGATGCCGTGATTTTGAAGTGGCTCCCCTGGATCACCTCGGCGGATAGATGTCCTGTGGCAGAGTTGTACACAAGGCCCAGAAGGATCTCCGGCGGGGGCGAATCCTCGGTGGAGCGGTAGGACACGCCTCCTGCGCTGCGGGACACGCTCACCACCGAGCCGCAACCCTGAGGAAGCGCGAGAGGACGATATGGAGATCCGTTTCAGCATTTATTCCGTAACAAGGATATCCTGCTTGAGGTCCATGTACCAGTACGCTCTTTGTACTCACTacgactgtcttactagtaaaaaaaaaaattccactatTTTACGACATTTCCGCACACTAGTAAGATAACTTTGGCATAAGTACATGTTATTAATGAGGCAAAGCTGAAAACTTGTTGACAACTGTATGCTACTAGTAGATATGGAtctttgatatccagcttaaggtcgtACTTGCAGGCCAAAAGTAGaactagtagtggaaaaaaaacggtCCTGGTCAGGCAGTCACTCTACGAGTGCAGTGAATTGTATCActggtgaggacaaagagcatactagtagaGGGACCTTGAGCTGGATAGCAAGGCTatcaaaaaaatgctcaaacagctttcaaTAGGAAGAGGAACTCCTCCACAGCTTCAGACAAAATGTGTGAATATGAACTGCCAAAAAAACTCTCACTGTAAGTTCCGAGCCAGGCTCCAGGGTGACAGGCAGAGCGATTTTCCCCTGAAGGTTGAGCTTAGTGAGGTGGAACACCTTCTCGCCCAGGACCTTCTCTTTTTTCATCCGTCTGATGCTGTACAAGCGAAATCGAACGGCGCAGTCGCTCAGCGCCtccttttccactctggagaaCTTAAACGTCTCGGTGAAGACCGGGCACGGGCCCTTCTGGACGCCCGTCTTGGCCCGCTGCTTCTTGGTGGGCAGCAGGACGAGGTGGACTTGCCACGAGATGTTGCCCGTCTGTTTGAGAGCGGGGATGTCCGTTGCTGCGGTGACCGTGACGGCCAGCCAATGCTCGTTGGAGTCGTACTCAAAGGCCACATCCAGTGTCCCGTACTTGGCTAGGGGCTCCGGCTCGTAGGCTGAGGGGGGTAGTGGACCTGAACTGTCCTAAAAGATTACAGCAATTTACTTCAATATCATCGATGTCCAAGAAAAAAAGCTGTTATTTACAATTTTGGGGGGCATTTTTTTCTGGATCAAAACACaagaacattttaatttattttcccctgatttcagagggaaaaaatacatagagtacgtatatttttttctgatgtatttgttttctgCTCACCTCAGGCCCCACCACAGCGGTGCTGTCACTGGGTATGTCCTCCTCGCAGTCTTTGTTGAGGTAGCTCTCCGTGTCTTGGTCCACGCTCGCCTCACTGGAGCAGCCGTGAGGGGAAGACCCCCTGCGGAGTCGGGAGAGGGAGGAGGACACGCGGGCCACCGAGACCCGGTCCTGGTAGGGAGGGGGCTGGCCCTCCGTGAGCAAAGGCGCTTTCTTTATCTTCTGGATGCTGCTGGCTGCTTTCACCACAAACACGAAGCGATGTCATAGTGACGTGAGTGACATCTCGCGCCACACTCAATGGACTAACAGTTTACTCTGTTTAAGCAAGCTAGCACCTCTACAACAGAACATAGTAATTCCATCTGAAATTAAGCCTGAGGCTGGTTGCCACTGAATTGATGCATCACAACATATAGAGATCAGGGTGGCAAAGGGGTTGAACATTTCCAGTAAATTTCTATGGGAAGTAAAGATGAAgaattttggaaattaaatttcaacattttgttttgtcaagagaagacatccatgcaaaataatGCAGTTTTTCTATTCAGGattatgttaaaatatattttcctcaACTATATTTAAGTTCCATATAGGTGCTGACCTTcagttttgtaaattcctgATTTATTGCCGTAAATTATCATAAATTCAtgttaattcccatggaaagttacCAACGTTTTGCAACCCGAATATGGACCGCTAGGGGGAATagaaatggctgtttgtttgcttttgtttttttaaataattttgctGGTAACATATAAGATACAACATACATGTTAAAGAGACACTCACCACGTTCACTGGAGGCCTCGCTGGTGTAGCCATCCTGCTCTGTGGCCTCCTTGTTTGTGCTGCTGCACAATGTAGTCACGTTGGACTGGAGCACAGGCTCTTGATCTCTGTCCTCTTCACTGTCTGTCAAAAACGCCTCTGACAGAACATACACAGGCAAAGTTTGTCATAATCTGTGTAGAGACGGCATtcggtacctgggccttcattGGAGACCAATACCACCAGTAAATTATTAatgctacagatgtgttttacTAGTTAAACTTGGtgtgctctgaccaaccaatcagaggatggcaAAATGCTGACGTTACCGCGGCGAATTTGAACTCTGACTGGTTCGAGAATGTATCCACTACTGTGGATACATTATTTTAAGTTACATTGGCCAGAACTACTGATTATGAAGGCCGTGAGCAGATTAGATTGCCACGGCAACACATTAAGGctgaaatgtgattggacaaaaaatatatataacatccacatacactagAAGCAGTGCAGGCAAGGGAAACGGTATGAAAAGAACAGACTGGTAGGGCGAAATAGATGATAGTGTTTAGGACAGCGGAGAATGCCAACCAACCACTGGTCACAATGAAAGATTCAAGAAGTCTTGGAAACTTAATCGAGTGAGCACGTGTAGTCCAGCAAGGTGAATTTCATGGAAAGGAAGGAAGGTCAAAAGCATTCAAGCATCACACCATCTAACCTTGCTTgcatttgtctttctttttgctCTTCTTCTTGCCTTTTTCCTTCTTTGCCATTTTCTCAGCGGCTTTCTCCTTCTTTTTAtccagctttttcttttttactttagtTCTCGCGGCGTCCGGCACTTCCTCGTCATCGCCTTCTCTCGCCAGGCTGCACCTTTCCTCCTCATCTCGCTCATCCTGTTCCTCCTTCTGTTCGGATACCCTCTCACTTTCAGGGCCCGATGACAGAGGAGGTTGGTCATATTCTTTCCGTACGCTGGGCTGAGTTGCGTCTTCGCCTTGACTCGCTTCTTCGCCTGTTTCTGCATCCTCTTCCTTTCCCTCTTGGGAAGCCTCTTTGTTGGTCGTAGACACGGCGGCCTTCTCCCAGCGCTTCTCCCTCCTCTCTTTCCTCCTCTGCTCCCTCTTCTCCTGCAACTCTTTCTcctccttcttcctcctctcttCCACCGCTAACTCGGCTTCCGTCTTCTTCACCCGCCAGCATCCGTCCCTCCATTCCCACTCCAGCTGGCTTTGCGCGTAGTCCGCTTCGACCTCGTCGCTactttgattatttttagaGCTTGAACTTGTCATTTCTGGCCGCACGCCTCTCTTCCCAGCTTTCCCGTCCTGCACAGTGAACGTCTGCGCCGACTCCTTTTctccgtcctcctcctcctggacCTTGTTGATGATGGTGTTGACCTGCTCGGTCAACTGGTCGCTGACGGCGTACGTGACGTCGCTGACGGCGTTTGCCAGGTCGTCCACTTTGCTGCTGACCGAGTCCAAGATGGAAGCAATGTTGACGGATGGGAGGTTCTGCTGAAAGCTCTTGAAGAAGGCCATCTCTCCACGGGGGGTCCGCCTGCCGCTCT of Phyllopteryx taeniolatus isolate TA_2022b chromosome 18, UOR_Ptae_1.2, whole genome shotgun sequence contains these proteins:
- the syt14b gene encoding synaptotagmin-14b isoform X1 — encoded protein: MAFFKSFQQNLPSVNIASILDSVSSKVDDLANAVSDVTYAVSDQLTEQVNTIINKVQEEEDGEKESAQTFTVQDGKAGKRGVRPEMTSSSSKNNQSSDEVEADYAQSQLEWEWRDGCWRVKKTEAELAVEERRKKEEKELQEKREQRRKERREKRWEKAAVSTTNKEASQEGKEEDAETGEEASQGEDATQPSVRKEYDQPPLSSGPESERVSEQKEEQDERDEEERCSLAREGDDEEVPDAARTKVKKKKLDKKKEKAAEKMAKKEKGKKKSKKKDKCKQEAFLTDSEEDRDQEPVLQSNVTTLCSSTNKEATEQDGYTSEASSERASSIQKIKKAPLLTEGQPPPYQDRVSVARVSSSLSRLRRGSSPHGCSSEASVDQDTESYLNKDCEEDIPSDSTAVVGPEDSSGPLPPSAYEPEPLAKYGTLDVAFEYDSNEHWLAVTVTAATDIPALKQTGNISWQVHLVLLPTKKQRAKTGVQKGPCPVFTETFKFSRVEKEALSDCAVRFRLYSIRRMKKEKVLGEKVFHLTKLNLQGKIALPVTLEPGSELTGCGSVVSVSRSAGGVSYRSTEDSPPPEILLGLVYNSATGHLSAEVIQGSHFKITASDKPVNGLFCCIKHFVGGQLYIMRDTYVTLTMLDSKGKEMSKFKTAVCRGQPSPAYKETFVFQVALFQLSDVSLVLSVFCRRSTMRPRERLGWVSLGHSSTGEEQLAHWTEMKEAEGQQVRQWHTLTDTKDLIY
- the syt14b gene encoding synaptotagmin-14b isoform X3, with translation MMAVDGAGRNCGVHELICARRVSPELLGVLSSIAAFMALMALFFLYLSNKLSVDTPDSAVAHLSGYQNNQTEAFLTDSEEDRDQEPVLQSNVTTLCSSTNKEATEQDGYTSEASSERASSIQKIKKAPLLTEGQPPPYQDRVSVARVSSSLSRLRRGSSPHGCSSEASVDQDTESYLNKDCEEDIPSDSTAVVGPEDSSGPLPPSAYEPEPLAKYGTLDVAFEYDSNEHWLAVTVTAATDIPALKQTGNISWQVHLVLLPTKKQRAKTGVQKGPCPVFTETFKFSRVEKEALSDCAVRFRLYSIRRMKKEKVLGEKVFHLTKLNLQGKIALPVTLEPGSELTGCGSVVSVSRSAGGVSYRSTEDSPPPEILLGLVYNSATGHLSAEVIQGSHFKITASDKPVNGLFCCIKHFVGGQLYIMRDTYVTLTMLDSKGKEMSKFKTAVCRGQPSPAYKETFVFQVALFQLSDVSLVLSVFCRRSTMRPRERLGWVSLGHSSTGEEQLAHWTEMKEAEGQQVRQWHTLTDTKDLIY
- the syt14b gene encoding synaptotagmin-14b isoform X2 codes for the protein MAFFKSFQQNLPSVNIASILDSVSSKVDDLANAVSDVTYAVSDQLTEQVNTIINKVQEEEDGEKESAQTFTVQDGKAGKRGVRPEMTSSSSKNNQSSDEVEADYAQSQLEWEWRDGCWRVKKTEAELAVEERRKKEEKELQEKREQRRKERREKRWEKAAVSTTNKEASQEGKEEDAETGEEASQGEDATQPSVRKEYDQPPLSSGPESERVSEQKEEQDERDEEERCSLAREGDDEEVPDAARTKVKKKKLDKKKEKAAEKMAKKEKGKKKSKKKDKCKQEAFLTDSEEDRDQEPVLQSNVTTLCSSTNKEATEQDGYTSEASSERASSIQKIKKAPLLTEGQPPPYQDRVSVARVSSSLSRLRRGSSPHGCSSEASVDQDTESYLNKDCEEDIPSDSTAVVGPEDSSGPLPPSAYEPEPLAKYGTLDVAFEYDSNEHWLAVTVTAATDIPALKQTGNISWQVHLVLLPTKKQRAKTGVQKGPCPVFTETFKFSRVEKEALSDCAVRFRLYSIRRMKKEKVLGEKVFHLTKLNLQGKIALPVTLEPGSELTGCGSVVSVSRSAGGVSYRSTEDSPPPEILLGLVYNSATGHLSAEVIQGSHFKITASDKPVNTYVTLTMLDSKGKEMSKFKTAVCRGQPSPAYKETFVFQVALFQLSDVSLVLSVFCRRSTMRPRERLGWVSLGHSSTGEEQLAHWTEMKEAEGQQVRQWHTLTDTKDLIY